The genomic interval AGCACAAGTTTGGCCGAGACAGCATCTTGTATCCCCATGCctgcatttaaaaatgcaaaatgttcaGCTAGTCATCACAAATAGCTTCCTCCAGTTTCATgccaggggcctcatttatgaaGATGCGCGTAGAATGATCCTAAACGTAAATGTACAACCATTTCCGCACAAAAATGTTCCTAAATGCATATCACCTTATAAATCATCTTAAACTCAAGCACATGTGTATCGATGTTGTATGTgtgagtctctctctctctctctctctctctctctctctctctatatatatatacagtagtcaacatttgaagtggatcaaaaaagttcatcaaagttgtcctaagaactaagttgtcctaagaagaaggttttaggacaactttgatgaaaggttttgatccacttcaaatgttgactactatatataggctatatggctatatatatatatatatatatatatatatcacaaagCAGTTGCTAATTGACTACAACTAATAATAATGCATATTGTGATTGTCTAtttatctttacatttatttattttaattactggTATAGATGAGCACAAAAGGTTTGTATGCATGCTCTTCAGTTGGCGTACGCATACCATTTTCACATCAATTTTGGCCTTTAAAAATCCTGTAATTTGTTTCTCAATTTTGACGTAGAATGAAATTCACTGAATTTAGAATCAAATCCTATCGCATGAGTGTTTTATAACTGACATGATTGAGGCCCAAATTTCTGGCTAAAGATCAGCAGGGGTTGCTTGAGCTTGCATAATAAAAGttataaatagaaatatttcctTTTTTGTCTCTTGAGAGGACTGAAATGCAAACATCAACCTTTTTAAAGCACATTCAGCCTATGAATTTCAGTGATgagaatgcttttttttttttttttttaatcttcagtACATCTTGAACTTGTTTTTTTGATCACAGCTGTGGAAAAACAACAAGTTACCCAGTGACTTGAATACCGTAGTCTTCTCACGCTGAGCAGGAAAAGATCCATTTATAACTTCTCCGAGCTCTGCGAAAACTTGAGCCTGAGGAAATAATGAGCATTTAAATATTCAGGAATTTGGACATATCACATGTATTGTAAGGTAATAAGGTAACTCAAATAAATGTTGGTGAAATCAGTTGTATTTTATTGATCAGATGGTGTTAAAGGAAGTGATGCATACTCCAGACAGAATGATGTCTCCTGACTCTGCTGTAGCCCCCTCTCTGCTGTCCACATACACCACAGCGCCTCTCATCAAGACGTCATCCAATTCCCTCCAGTCTGGCCGACAAGCACCAACCGCTGTCACAAAACAGCACcacaatatataaaaacacaatgtAGTAACAACTATGATGTGAAACATCAGTTTACTTGCTATTGTATTACTGCACAGCACCCAGAGAGGCAAGTATTAAGGCAGCGAAATTAATCTggttatgtaattttttatttttgaaaaaaaaaaaaattggctttAATACTTGTTAAAGTCGCCATGAAACATAATTAGCAATtgatatttatttccatattgtgacatacataTGAGTTTAATGGATTGGATTAGAAGTCCTGCGtatgtcaccagagagaagtctcaTTTCACCAGAAGatccagttatgacattttgattaaaaattacgaGGTCAATTGTGTTTAGAAATTAAACATATATTGATGAAaaataagatctataacatgcatttagaaaatatggtgaatttttatttcatgccgactttaaagggttacttcactgctggcaaaatgagctttcaataaaacttggctgcctataCATAAGAAAGACATTTTTTGAAATCTGTTCTAGTTGACTtgagaaaaaagagaaataaggCTGCTGTCTTCCCGTTTGTTAAACAagtaggaaaacttcaacacccataatacactgggcatgttgccgtCCAAGGTCACTTCCACCTGTCTGCTACgcttaccagagtcaaatactgTCTTGCtatagtaggaaatacttcttagcaaactttgtCATAATGGTGTCCACTTGTATTGTTCCCAGTTGCAAGAATTAAAAGATTAAACATTAAGCACTGCTTtacttttgtgttgttgtttgtttatataattactAAAGTTAAGTTCACGGGGAGGAAGGAGGAACACACTGTCAAAGAGCCCTCGCCACTGTGGGAAATCTGCGGTATCATCGAATAGGGCTGAGCAGAGTCCGCCATGGACGCTCTAGGCGGTGGGCTGGAGTGACTGGGGCTGGggctatagatatagaaagacagttcactcctattacttatgaatgggagaaactgcaatgcgcaatatggcggaaagCATGCCACCTTCTAAGCAAAAGAGCCATTGCGTCACGGAAGCTGCccttagaagctccggttcccataaaAACCTAAGACTCGCGCTtgggactgcgcatgcgcactggcgcgtctagcctgaaaaataagctttttttacaCTATCTGAGCATAAGAAAccacatttatgggacagttcatgtcagattttgttgctgttttgtaatatgtaatttaattgtgagttcggcaagcagtttttgagaagtcaggattcccccattcaagtACATaagacttggtcttggatgcccaaaTTAGCGGCccggaggcattgcaaatatgaccgctgagtgaacagactttccttgaaagggactttggtagaGCACAGTCTCGAAGATACCTCCCGGCCTGCTAAGGGTGATGGGGTATGTGACGAGAAGCAGGAACTGGACTGGGTAAGGACCTTGAGCTGGGACTCAAACTGGGGTTGTCCAAAGTGCAACCACACAGTATGTCAGAGCACTTGCCCACATGGTTATGGCTCCAATACACTGCTACACTTttgacaatggacctttttttaCCTGCTAAATTTCTCATAAATATGGCTAATGTGACTACATCTTAACAGTATCCTTTAGTTGTGATTATATTCACAATATAACATGGCCTCTTGTAGCATATTGCTTAGATAACTCACAAAATATCTCTATTGGAAATCTGTGGGGCAACTGACCTGCTACGTGGGCACCTGGTTTGACCCACTCGCCAAAGAGTATGGGTTCACTAGCACCTGTGGCAGTGACTATAACATCAGCACCCATCACGGCCTCCTTCACCGAAGAACAAACTCTAACAGGGGCCTTGGAGATCATTAACAAACCGATGAGCCATTTCTCTCCTTCTACTCCACACACGGACCTGAAGTAAACACAATACTGGATGACACACAAAAAATAGTTTTCAATAACCTGGACATATTTCCCATGTTTAGACTAGTTACCTCTTTGAACTTGAAGACCTTTGTAAAGACATCATAATGGCTTCTAGCCTGTTGCCCTGAACCAAGGATGCACAATACCTCTGAAAGAGCTGGCATGAGCAGCTGGAGAGAGAAAATATATTCAGAATAAGTGACTTTATATATTACACCATAACAAATTTGGGGTCTGTTTCAGAGGAACCTACTTTAGCTGATATGGCTGACACTGCTGCGGTTCGTTTGGCTGTGATGGCCTCCCCATCCATGATCTGACATTAGAGATACAGTTACAGAACTAAAGCATTTCCAGAGCTGAATTATGCTGTTCTAACATTTAGCTTCCATTAATATGCTCTGAATTCATACAGTCATTTGTAAGATGGTAGTGTGGTCATCATTCATAGTAAAATGACTAATCACTAACGGATGGATGGGaggctaaattaaaataaaaatgcaattcagaCATACAATGATTTTAATATACCTGTTCTATGATGAACATGGTTTACCCTTTATActgaaataaatcaattaaCCTTAccaagtacaaaaaaaaaaaatctgcttcactttttattaatatttgaaaaaacgtttgattatatatatatatatatattaaaaaaaaacatatttaaaaataattgtatctAATGGGGTAaggaaaatgttattaatttttattttaatggtccAATATTCTGTTATTGAAGGTTACACCACATAACATTCATCAATAagtcattaataaaaatgcaattcatacattcagtaattttaatataacatattttaacttctatattaaaataaaccaattaaataataaaaaaaatgctattaatattaatttttggaAAACTTTTGTACACCAAACCagtcattaaaaattaaacatgtcattacaataatatattatgtataaacatgtcataacaataaaatatatatatatatattaaccaACATATGAGTAAAAACATATgagtaaaaattattaatttttaataacatatttaatatataacttTAATGGTTCCAACATTCTGTTATTGATGGTTACGCCACATAACactaacatttttacatttaattatcattaaatgtaaacttttcttaaaaatggtgtaaatgttttttaaacccATACGAAACAATGTATGAATGTAACGtgcacatgttttattaaaccacatttttaaaagatttttttcattttctttattgtaGACTCTTATGTGATTGACCCAGATGGCAATTTAGTAAATCTCAGACATACACAGATGTGCATAAGAGATAAAGTTAATCTGTTTGCCAAATAAATCAGGTTTGTGTGGCTCACCGCTGTGACATGCCCGTGCTCGGGATGAAACAGTAACACTGTTGCTTGAGTTGATGGTAAACTGGAGCCCTCTGGACGTTGGTAGAAAGTCACCATCTTAGTGCATAAAATACCCTCAGCGGCCATATATGCAGGCATCACGCCTAAAAACCTGACAAACGCATCAAGAGTTTACTTCTATAGATTTATGTCAGTAAATAGCGATATTCTGAAACATGGATTCATTCATACCCTCTGTGTTGCTGTATAGGGACCACAGATCTCACAGGCTGAATTATTTCTGAACTGTCCCGTTTAGAAAACTTTCCCATGACAGACTCCAGTCTGGGAATCAGATCATCGTAACTGAGCAAACGTTCCACCTcatgtttgtttaataaaacgGGAGACTCTGCCATAGCTGTTTCACACGTCTTGTCTTGCTATCAAAAACTTCTCGGTTTGTTTTGGACTTTAGTTCCTCAGTCACGTGGCTCGTTCGAGTCCAACTCGCGTTTTTCATCTTgtatcaaaataataaaatctctTCATacaaaaccacacacaaaaaaaatatgaattgcGACATTAAACGTTTATGTTAACTAGTATGCAAAAATCCACATACTATAACAAATATGCATACCTCAACAGAACACGTGACGTCACAACTTTTTTGTGAACAGCAGCTCACTTTGTCATTTTCGGACCCTACAGTCCAAAGTTATGTAacgaaaatataaaaacaatataaatgtcgTACAAACATAGTTTCTTAACTGTAAGCCACATTGCTTAATGTACATCCAAATAAAACGGAGTCTTggtattttttcatataaaccCAATGAAATACAACGTACAAGTAAAAATTACAAAACCCTCTGACAATTAACCTAAAACGTTGTTCGAAGAAAATGCATTTACTTAGTGGAAGTAAGATTAAATGCTTCATAGTTttgtttactttcattttgggTAACTTTTGAAAGTTATCTAGAATAAAGTATAAAACTGAACTATAGTTTAATTAtcactatatggctggcttaaaatgaacccaaaatcagacaaataattactagaggaaacaataataatcaaaaggtggacatttattaataagcaatttaatgttTAGAATTTAATCATtatgaaatgtattaataaatgttcatttattaaacattaataaatgttcatctccaatctattttgggttcattttaagtgagcaatatagtaatttttaaacaatagttgagtttaataaaactacccagcaggttgggcaaacatttaatttttttttttttttttagagtgcagtgAATTCCAATGTTTAATATACAATTAGAATGCATTATTTGCCTATATTTGTGTAAATCTGACAATATTTATTGTACTTTTATATTCCCTATactatggagaaaaaaaaatatatatacacacacacaggtaacATTTTTCAGTTTGCATTACGTAACACCAGAAAAGCAGAACACtgtattctattttaaaaacaccagtgttttttttttttaacatgttagATGCGTTTGATAAACGTTCATACTGTACAAACAACCAAACAaatgtcatttcattttaaCCGAGCTTTATTTCGGCTGTCAGAAACTGAGGATCATACTCAACATTGTGATAttagaatacaaaaaaaaaaaaaaaaaaaaaaaaaaaaaaagaaagaaatcctTAAGGATTGTACAAAGAgatcattgttttaaaaaaaaaataaaaataaaaaaaaaaaacctgaaaacaaAATTGTAAAAGGTATGGGCTCAAACTAGGAGTCTTTCAATAGCCATCTGCACAGACTGAATCTGAGGTTTCAGCTGCGATCCCTCTTTGATGGTGACTGATGTGGCAATGACAGGTCTTGACACTCCACATGCACGTCCAAGAGCTTGTTTAGAGCGCACAAACACATACGGCACGTTCTTATCCTCACACAGCAGCGGCAGGTGCAGAATGATCTCTAGAGGTTCAGCGTCAGCCGCCATGACAATGAACTCCGAAATTCCACGGTTAAGAGTTTTAGTGGCTGTGGAAGACAACAAAAATCAGAGCAggcaaaagtaacattcccaatATGTAGATAATTAGCTGATCTTATATTACTtaacattaatttattcattttgctgattaaagctttagtgtgtaatttctttttttttttttgattatcaGTTATTTTTGTCTCCCATTCTAACTTAACACCACAGAGCTTTAAAGTGCATGTTTTAGGAAGCAAGTATAATTAAAAGACGAGGCAAATGCAACAAATGTTTACAAACcaattgaaaatgttttcatgaaAGTGGAATCTATTAACTATAAtctaatacattaaatataaagaacCTAAAACGAATGTTCTTTTGTTAATGTATAACACAAAACgtttgttttgtgttatttGGTAGGGATTGGCAAATTAGGTCAATTTAAAGCAGTTAAATTTTCCCCTTTTTGTATTTTACACGCTtaagtattaaaatgtattaatctaCATTATAAAACTGACCCGAGATCAGTTAAAACAATTAGACACTCGTCTTACACCAACGCCATCCAGCGGCGAATAATCTGAATttttaatttctctctttttcaattaatttttttttttttattattgaataacatgcatataaacaaatcaaatttgGAAATGTTCTGGAAATATTCAAGGTTCAAAACGGTACGAGGTAATGAAGAATAATTTTCTGAAATCGCGCGGCTTGGCGAGTTTCATACAAGCTTCGGAACTACTGATTCGAGAAAAAAAAtcgctttgaagcttcatgaagagTTTCGACAGCGTCCATCACTAGTAGACTATAATGCAAGATTATTTTATCATGGATGTTGTTAATGTTCCTAATGGAGAAACATTCATCATGTTGAGGTACTTTACCTTCATTGGCCCCTTTTCTCAACTGTTTGTAGTTGGACGCCTGCTGCACCAGGTCCAGAATAGTTTTGGAGAGCGTGGCGTCTGCCAGAGGGTAGGCTTTCGGATTCACTTCAGCTTCAGTCTGTGTAAAAAGGGACAAACACAAGAGCAAAGAGTTATTAGCAAGACACCCGACTACATTAAGTTAACACAGCGACACTTAACAATGTTTGTATTTAGATCTCCACCTAAAAAAACATAACGCAAAATAAGATTCAGTGTATGAACACACTTTTAAACAGTGAATTTAGTGACCCAACATGAGAAATATTAAGAAGCCCCACACGTGATACTCACCATCGTGTTTGTTGTGTTATAGCCGGTGTTTAACTTAAATACACACGGGTCCTCTCGGCAATAGCTTCACGGAGGACAGTATTATTTAACTAAACAGAAAAGTCTAGAATTtagcaaataaacaaaaataaatcgcATTAATGACTAACGCAGCTTTGAGATCTTCACTACTACCGCGACTCGCAACACGTGTTTGTGATAGACACACTGCGCATGCGCACAATTAAAACTACTTCctgtagttattattattatttttttttacatttcatattaAAGTCATGGCGTATATgatattaaacatcaaaataatatttaaaaaatgattatattaaaatattttaaaagcacTAAGATTTTTCAGATCTATTTTCAGATATGTACTGCGTGCGCTATGCAAACGGAAGTAGTCACTACTCCGAGTCGCCCTGTGGCAGTATGCACTTGCGCTTTGTTTTGGTTTCGACATAAAGAAGCAGAGAGTGAAGGATTTTGGGTAGGACATCCTTAGGTCAGCCATATTGCTGTGGTCTGtctgaaggagagagagaagatgAGGGGGATCCGGGGAATAAGCCTGTTATCGGTGAGAATTTGATTAACGGGGTTAACGATGACTAGTAGAGCTTCTGTTGCATAGTTTTATGTCTTGTTTTATGCAGGCGGTCCAGATAAGACAGACGCTGGCCTTGGTTCTCAAGATGAGAGATACAGTTGTCAGTTCTTCTCTCAACATGCCATTTTATTAACTTCAAGGTTTTAGCCATGTTTTAAATTCAGTTATGTAGAGCAGCGGCTTTCAGTCTTTTGAATGCAACAGAACCACATCCTAAAAGCCATCTGTATAGTTGATTGTATAAAAGACCAAAGATGTTTTTTATACTCACTATAGTACTGTACTGTTCAGTGTATGGGTTTTtagtttatgtatatttttgtttacttattttaatcagttttattcattatctatctatttatctatctatctatctatctatctataaacaTTTCCATGGGCCCTTACACACTGATTTCCTGATGACAGCACTTTCAGGTCAGCAGTACTACAGCAGGAAgaataacagaataaaaattTAGTGAGAGAAAGGTTTACTTATCTTATTTGTCATGCGATTCATTAAACCTTGTTACCCct from Ctenopharyngodon idella isolate HZGC_01 chromosome 12, HZGC01, whole genome shotgun sequence carries:
- the snu13b gene encoding SNU13 homolog, small nuclear ribonucleoprotein b (U4/U6.U5), with product MTEAEVNPKAYPLADATLSKTILDLVQQASNYKQLRKGANEATKTLNRGISEFIVMAADAEPLEIILHLPLLCEDKNVPYVFVRSKQALGRACGVSRPVIATSVTIKEGSQLKPQIQSVQMAIERLLV
- the crym gene encoding LOW QUALITY PROTEIN: ketimine reductase mu-crystallin (The sequence of the model RefSeq protein was modified relative to this genomic sequence to represent the inferred CDS: deleted 1 base in 1 codon), with protein sequence MAESPVLLNKHEVERLLSYDDLIPRLESVMGKFSKRDSSEIIQPVRSVVPIQQHRGFLGVMPAYMAAEGILCTKMVTFYQRPEGSSLPSTQATVLLFHPEHGHVTAIMDGEAITAKRTAAVSAISAKLLMPALSEVLCILGSGQQARSHYDVFTKVFKFKEVRVWSRRREMAHRFVNDLQGPVRVCSSVKEAVMGADVIVTATGASEPILFGEWVKPGAHVAAVGACRPDWRELDDVLMRGAVVYVDSREGATAESGDIILSGAQVFAELGEVINGSFPAQREKTTVFKSLGMGIQDAVSAKLVLEKWNSEH